In Dyadobacter sp. NIV53, a single window of DNA contains:
- a CDS encoding SDR family oxidoreductase, with protein sequence MDLQLKDKVIIVTGGAKGIGKGIVDVLAREGAVPVIIGRNEHDNLEAVAGLEAEGLTVFQVTGELSKPEECEKAVKSVLDLFGRIDGVVNNAGVNDGVGLENGSYEKFIQSLHSNLIHYYLIAHYALPALKESKGVILNIGSKTAETGQGGTSAYAAANGGRNALTREWAVELLPYGIRVNAIIVAECYTPLYEKWIRTLPNPEQKIASIVSKIPLGNRMTTSEEIANMTAFLLSPRSSHTTGQLIHVDGGYVHLDRAISE encoded by the coding sequence ATGGATTTACAATTAAAAGACAAAGTAATCATCGTCACTGGCGGAGCAAAAGGAATTGGTAAGGGTATTGTTGATGTACTGGCCAGAGAAGGTGCGGTTCCGGTTATTATCGGGCGGAATGAACACGATAACCTGGAAGCTGTTGCAGGGTTAGAAGCAGAAGGGCTAACGGTCTTTCAGGTAACAGGAGAATTATCAAAGCCGGAAGAATGTGAAAAAGCAGTAAAGTCGGTCCTGGATTTATTTGGGCGTATTGATGGCGTTGTAAATAATGCAGGTGTAAATGACGGAGTAGGCCTGGAAAACGGCAGCTATGAAAAGTTCATACAAAGCCTGCATAGTAACCTTATTCATTATTACTTAATTGCACATTATGCGTTGCCTGCTTTGAAAGAGTCAAAAGGTGTAATATTAAATATCGGATCTAAAACGGCAGAAACCGGCCAGGGAGGTACTTCTGCTTACGCCGCTGCCAATGGTGGCAGAAATGCTTTAACGCGTGAATGGGCGGTTGAACTGCTACCTTATGGCATACGTGTAAATGCTATTATAGTAGCAGAATGTTACACGCCTCTTTACGAAAAATGGATCAGGACTTTACCAAATCCGGAGCAAAAAATTGCTTCTATTGTGAGTAAAATCCCGTTGGGAAACAGAATGACAACCTCGGAAGAAATTGCAAATATGACAGCGTTTTTGCTATCACCGAGATCAAGCCATACAACCGGACAACTCATTCATGTGGATGGCGGTTATGTACATCTGGACCGTGCAATAAGTGAATAA
- a CDS encoding alpha/beta fold hydrolase, with protein sequence MKYSIHAEGKFQFIDEGKGETLLLLHGLFGALSNWDGIIDHFSNRYRVIIPLLPIYELPPREAGLDALLSFLEEFVIFKNLTNVTVIGNSLGGHIGLLYTLKNQDNVFKLVLTGSSGLFENSMGGSFPKRGSYDYIRERVAYTFYDPQVATKDLIDEVFEITSSIPKCMSIVGIAKSAQRHNLAKDLHEIKVPTLLVWGLNDTITPPHVGYEFNRLISDSELHFIDQCCHAPMMERPHEFNVILESFLEKHISVPVE encoded by the coding sequence ATGAAATATTCAATACATGCAGAAGGCAAGTTTCAGTTTATCGACGAGGGGAAAGGCGAAACGTTATTGCTTTTGCATGGCCTTTTCGGTGCTTTAAGCAATTGGGACGGCATTATTGACCATTTTTCAAATCGTTACCGGGTAATAATCCCATTATTACCTATTTACGAATTACCCCCGCGTGAAGCAGGATTAGATGCGCTTCTGTCTTTTCTTGAAGAATTTGTGATTTTCAAGAATTTGACCAATGTAACTGTTATTGGAAATTCTCTGGGTGGTCATATTGGATTACTTTATACTTTAAAGAACCAGGATAATGTTTTTAAGCTGGTATTAACAGGAAGTTCGGGGCTTTTCGAGAATTCCATGGGAGGATCATTCCCGAAAAGAGGCAGTTATGATTACATTCGTGAAAGAGTAGCTTATACATTTTATGACCCACAGGTAGCAACGAAAGATTTGATTGACGAGGTATTTGAAATCACTTCAAGTATACCTAAGTGCATGAGTATAGTGGGAATTGCTAAATCCGCACAACGCCATAATCTGGCAAAAGACCTGCATGAAATTAAAGTTCCTACGCTGCTTGTCTGGGGCTTGAATGATACAATAACTCCGCCGCATGTTGGTTATGAGTTTAACCGTCTTATTTCAGATTCAGAATTGCATTTTATAGATCAATGCTGTCATGCACCCATGATGGAACGTCCGCATGAATTTAACGTTATATTAGAAAGCTTTTTAGAAAAACATATTTCAGTTCCGGTTGAATAG
- a CDS encoding CBS domain-containing protein, which yields MLAATLVNPMIPVLKLTDSVGTALDWMDEFRTKQLIVADSGVYKGIVSEDILFDISDTTEQLGRIIIQHKDIFASEDQHPYELLRLVNQFGLLIIPVVHEDKTIVGSILVSDLIENFVNELGVQEKGAVIVLKIAEKDYSLSEISRLIESNGTKILSTYYSSSEAAHPIHESKLTLKLNRTHITPIIATLERFGYEIEEAHANDPIESVDQERLDMLLRYLAT from the coding sequence ATGCTTGCAGCTACGCTTGTTAATCCTATGATCCCCGTTCTGAAACTTACCGATTCGGTTGGTACAGCATTGGATTGGATGGATGAATTCCGTACAAAGCAATTAATTGTGGCCGATTCAGGTGTGTATAAAGGAATTGTTTCAGAAGATATTTTATTTGACATTTCGGATACTACCGAACAGCTCGGAAGGATCATCATCCAGCATAAAGATATTTTTGCATCAGAAGACCAGCATCCTTACGAACTTTTAAGGCTTGTCAATCAGTTCGGATTATTAATTATTCCGGTAGTTCATGAGGATAAAACAATTGTTGGAAGTATTCTGGTCAGTGATCTGATTGAAAATTTTGTCAATGAATTGGGCGTTCAGGAAAAAGGAGCTGTAATCGTTCTTAAAATTGCCGAAAAGGATTATTCGCTTTCGGAAATATCACGCCTGATCGAATCCAACGGAACAAAGATTTTAAGCACCTATTATTCTTCTTCTGAGGCTGCACATCCTATTCATGAGTCCAAACTTACCTTAAAGCTAAACCGGACTCATATAACCCCTATTATTGCAACCTTAGAACGCTTCGGATACGAAATCGAAGAAGCGCACGCCAACGACCCGATCGAAAGCGTAGACCAGGAACGGCTTGACATGCTGCTTCGATATCTGGCAACCTGA
- a CDS encoding NAD kinase, with protein sequence MKIAIHGRNFNESARPFIEDMFNELARREIDVQLSTHFRKFLDQSGVQHKTSLVYEKLEELYDARLVVSMGGDGTLLETISHVGSRQIPTIGINVGRLGFLATVSPERISDMITALDNGQFRVDERTLVQIDNIDLFDGLNFGLNDFTITKTDTSSMITVHTYLNDEFLNSYWADGLIISTPTGSTGYSLSCGGPVLVPHSQNFIVTPISPHNLNVRPLVVEDTAVIRLEVKSRSNNFLVSLDARSRVVDENTQLTIRKANFRARLIKMFDDSFLNTLRSKLSWGLDMRN encoded by the coding sequence ATGAAAATAGCAATTCACGGACGCAATTTTAATGAGTCCGCACGACCGTTTATTGAAGATATGTTCAACGAACTGGCACGTAGGGAAATTGATGTTCAATTGTCCACACATTTCCGGAAATTCCTGGATCAAAGCGGAGTACAGCACAAAACTAGTCTGGTATATGAAAAACTGGAAGAACTTTATGACGCGCGTTTAGTCGTAAGTATGGGAGGCGACGGTACTTTGCTTGAAACAATCTCTCATGTTGGAAGCAGACAGATTCCTACGATTGGTATCAATGTGGGACGGTTAGGCTTCCTGGCTACTGTATCTCCCGAAAGAATTTCTGATATGATCACTGCATTGGACAACGGGCAGTTTCGTGTTGATGAAAGAACACTGGTACAAATAGATAATATTGATCTTTTTGATGGTCTTAATTTTGGTTTGAATGATTTTACGATCACAAAAACCGATACATCTTCCATGATTACTGTTCATACCTATCTGAATGATGAATTTCTAAATTCATATTGGGCAGATGGCCTGATCATTTCAACACCAACTGGCTCTACCGGTTATTCACTTAGCTGCGGCGGACCTGTACTGGTGCCTCATTCGCAGAATTTTATTGTTACTCCAATTAGTCCTCATAATCTTAACGTGAGGCCGTTGGTCGTGGAAGATACAGCCGTAATAAGGCTGGAAGTAAAAAGCAGAAGCAATAATTTTCTGGTTTCGCTAGACGCGCGCTCCCGTGTAGTAGATGAAAACACACAACTTACCATAAGAAAAGCAAATTTTCGGGCACGTCTGATCAAAATGTTTGATGATAGTTTTCTTAATACCTTAAGAAGTAAATTATCATGGGGTTTGGATATGAGGAATTAA
- a CDS encoding dipeptide epimerase, producing the protein MQLIFHTFDLQLKHTFTIAHDSRDVQPTLIVELRDGAHSGFGEATSNPYYGATVENMIQALETVRQLVENEDFITADDLWDQAHLFLKSNPFAQCALDEAAHDLFAKRKNQKLYQSWGLSIDHNTLTNFTIGIDTVEKMVSKMKELPWPIYKIKLGTNDDLRIVQELRKNTDAKFRVDANCAWTAEQTISFAPELKNLGVEFIEQPLPADDTEGMLKVFTDCVLPVIADESCIIEDDVVKCEGLFHGINIKLTKCGGLTPALRMISSAKKLGMKTMVGCMTESSVGISAIAHLIPLLDYVDMDGSLLISNDPATGITFDYGKIIYADGNGTGAFLK; encoded by the coding sequence ATGCAACTCATTTTCCACACATTTGATCTTCAGCTCAAACACACATTTACAATTGCACACGATTCCCGCGATGTACAGCCTACACTGATTGTAGAACTTCGTGACGGAGCACACAGCGGTTTTGGTGAGGCCACTTCAAACCCGTATTATGGTGCCACGGTTGAAAACATGATACAGGCATTGGAAACCGTTCGCCAGTTGGTAGAAAACGAAGACTTTATTACAGCAGATGATTTATGGGATCAGGCACATCTGTTTTTGAAGTCGAATCCATTTGCCCAATGTGCATTAGATGAAGCAGCACATGACCTTTTTGCCAAGAGAAAAAATCAAAAACTCTATCAAAGCTGGGGGCTTTCTATTGATCACAATACATTGACGAATTTTACGATCGGAATTGATACCGTTGAAAAAATGGTATCAAAGATGAAAGAACTTCCGTGGCCGATTTATAAAATAAAATTAGGCACCAACGATGACCTTCGTATAGTACAGGAGTTAAGAAAAAATACAGATGCAAAATTTCGGGTGGATGCTAATTGTGCATGGACCGCCGAACAAACAATCAGCTTTGCTCCTGAATTAAAAAATTTAGGTGTTGAATTTATAGAACAACCATTACCGGCAGATGATACAGAGGGAATGCTAAAAGTATTTACTGATTGTGTACTCCCTGTGATTGCTGATGAGAGCTGTATAATTGAAGATGATGTAGTAAAATGTGAAGGTCTTTTTCACGGAATAAACATAAAATTAACCAAATGTGGTGGCCTTACACCTGCTCTGCGTATGATTTCCTCGGCTAAAAAACTCGGAATGAAAACAATGGTAGGTTGTATGACAGAAAGCAGTGTAGGAATTTCTGCCATAGCACATCTTATACCATTACTGGATTATGTTGATATGGATGGCTCACTCCTGATCAGTAATGACCCTGCAACGGGAATAACATTTGATTATGGAAAAATCATTTATGCAGATGGCAATGGAACCGGTGCTTTCCTTAAATAA
- a CDS encoding aminotransferase class I/II-fold pyridoxal phosphate-dependent enzyme, which yields MGKYYTNRLPDRNLYLEDGKEYLWFSGTDYLGMGHNEEFRSYLQEGIYGYGSHFGSSRNNSLQLNIYQEAENALALYTTSPASLTVSSGMWAGQLVMKEIENIVSTNKLSSTFSSIQYHYSPKVHPALWGKDYIANVLEWTQWAHEIIHLIKKRPDNITHIICSDSVGSPWVEEFDFSVFGTLPLNKNIWLIVDDSHGIGATGNKGNGIYQKIAGIEHVKKIVVASLNKAIGIPAGMILADENVIELLRNSPWFTGASPCAPAYMYALNMFLATDAYSKAFHQLQSNVRHFKNSISETGFFTGIIDYPVFCSDNTFLFPFLLDNGIMVSCFSYPSSTDLPVTRLAISAIHQKEDLDQLAEVCIKFKNSMLNHSSIL from the coding sequence ATGGGTAAATATTACACAAACCGTCTTCCGGATAGAAATTTATATCTGGAAGATGGCAAAGAATATCTGTGGTTTAGTGGCACGGATTACCTGGGAATGGGTCACAACGAAGAGTTTCGTAGTTATTTGCAGGAAGGTATTTATGGATATGGAAGTCATTTTGGAAGCTCCAGAAATAATAGCCTGCAACTAAATATCTATCAGGAAGCTGAAAATGCATTAGCTCTTTATACCACTTCGCCAGCGTCATTAACTGTGTCATCCGGCATGTGGGCCGGGCAACTGGTCATGAAGGAAATTGAAAACATCGTTTCAACCAACAAGTTATCTTCCACATTTTCTTCAATCCAATATCACTACAGCCCAAAAGTCCATCCAGCTCTCTGGGGAAAGGATTATATAGCAAACGTGTTAGAGTGGACTCAATGGGCACATGAAATCATCCATCTTATTAAGAAAAGACCGGATAATATTACACATATTATTTGCTCTGATTCGGTTGGCTCTCCCTGGGTAGAAGAATTTGATTTTTCTGTTTTTGGTACTTTACCACTAAATAAAAACATCTGGCTCATTGTAGACGATTCTCATGGAATAGGTGCGACAGGAAATAAAGGAAATGGTATTTATCAAAAAATCGCTGGTATTGAGCATGTTAAAAAAATTGTGGTAGCTTCTCTAAATAAAGCAATAGGAATACCAGCCGGAATGATACTGGCAGATGAAAATGTAATCGAGTTACTACGGAATTCACCCTGGTTTACAGGAGCATCGCCCTGTGCGCCTGCTTACATGTACGCACTGAATATGTTTTTGGCAACTGATGCTTATTCAAAAGCATTTCATCAATTACAGTCTAATGTCCGCCACTTTAAAAATTCAATTTCAGAAACTGGCTTTTTTACAGGAATTATTGATTATCCTGTTTTTTGCAGTGACAACACATTTTTATTCCCGTTTTTGCTTGATAATGGGATTATGGTTTCCTGCTTTTCCTATCCGTCTTCAACTGATCTGCCCGTTACCCGATTGGCAATCAGTGCAATACATCAAAAAGAAGACCTCGACCAATTGGCCGAGGTCTGTATAAAATTTAAAAACTCAATGCTCAATCATTCTAGTATTTTATAA
- the tatC gene encoding twin-arginine translocase subunit TatC → MPLDQEIENEEEETGGEMSFIGHLEELRWHVIRAAGSILVFAILAFVYIKEIYHYVIIAPSQPDFWTYKMLCLLADKVDYDELCIKALNFKLQAIGMGDQFTMSMTSSVIAGLVFAFPYAFWEIWSFIKPGLKPAEQKSARGAVFYVTFLFFSGVFFGYYVVTPLAINFLANYTLDDSIINEFSLASYISLVATLTLACGIAFQLPIVVFVLSKVGVLTPSFMREYRKHSMIVILIVAAVITPSPDIYSQILVAIPLFLLFEISILVSAKVEREKLREEKRLAKLGGSDL, encoded by the coding sequence ATGCCCTTAGATCAAGAAATAGAAAACGAAGAAGAGGAAACAGGTGGAGAGATGTCATTTATCGGGCATCTTGAAGAATTAAGATGGCATGTTATCCGGGCGGCAGGTTCAATTCTGGTATTTGCCATTCTTGCTTTTGTCTACATTAAGGAAATTTATCATTATGTAATTATTGCTCCGTCCCAACCAGATTTCTGGACGTATAAAATGCTTTGTTTGTTAGCAGACAAAGTAGATTATGATGAATTGTGTATTAAAGCGCTCAATTTCAAGCTGCAGGCAATCGGAATGGGAGACCAGTTTACGATGAGTATGACTTCATCTGTGATTGCCGGACTGGTATTTGCTTTTCCATATGCGTTTTGGGAAATATGGAGTTTCATTAAACCCGGACTGAAACCGGCCGAGCAAAAATCTGCACGCGGGGCTGTATTTTATGTAACTTTCCTTTTCTTCTCCGGAGTGTTTTTTGGATATTATGTTGTTACACCTCTTGCAATAAACTTTTTAGCTAATTACACATTAGATGATTCTATCATCAATGAATTTAGTTTAGCGTCTTATATATCACTGGTTGCTACGCTTACACTAGCATGCGGAATTGCGTTCCAGCTTCCAATTGTAGTGTTTGTATTGTCCAAAGTAGGTGTGCTTACACCAAGTTTCATGCGGGAATACAGAAAGCATTCGATGATTGTAATTCTGATCGTAGCAGCGGTAATTACACCTTCACCTGATATTTACAGTCAGATTTTGGTAGCAATCCCTCTTTTCCTTCTTTTTGAAATCAGTATACTGGTTTCAGCCAAAGTAGAAAGAGAAAAGCTAAGAGAAGAAAAAAGACTGGCTAAATTAGGTGGCAGCGATTTATAA
- the pdhA gene encoding pyruvate dehydrogenase (acetyl-transferring) E1 component subunit alpha, translating to MATVTEKKKKSDPKKLQHPKEQYMFWFENMLLQRRFEEKAGQLYGQQKIRGFCHLYIGQEACSSGAASALTKGDKYITAYRDHGIPLALGTDPKAIMAELYGKKTGTTKGKGGSMHIFDKENGFVGGHGIVGAQIPMGAGIAFAEKYNKTGKLCICYFGDGAIRQGAFHEALNMAMNWKLPVIFVVENNGYAMGTSVARSSNVTELYTLGEAYDIPSEPVDGMSVEAIHEAVSRAAERARKGDGPTFLEFRTYRYRGHSMSDPQKYRSKEEVEEYKHRDPIEQIRAVILENSFASEEDLEAIDKKVKDLVAESVQFAEESEFPDAKEAYTDVYVENDYPFVMD from the coding sequence ATGGCCACCGTTACTGAAAAAAAGAAAAAATCAGACCCAAAAAAATTACAGCATCCGAAGGAACAATACATGTTCTGGTTCGAGAATATGCTTTTACAACGTCGGTTTGAAGAGAAAGCCGGACAGCTTTATGGCCAGCAAAAAATCCGTGGTTTTTGTCACCTTTATATAGGCCAGGAAGCCTGCTCTTCGGGAGCGGCCAGTGCGCTGACAAAAGGAGATAAGTACATCACTGCCTATCGGGATCATGGTATTCCTTTGGCTCTGGGAACAGATCCAAAAGCAATCATGGCCGAACTTTACGGAAAGAAAACAGGAACAACCAAAGGAAAAGGCGGTTCTATGCACATTTTTGATAAAGAAAATGGCTTTGTTGGAGGTCATGGTATTGTAGGTGCACAAATCCCTATGGGAGCAGGTATTGCCTTTGCTGAAAAGTATAACAAAACGGGCAAACTTTGCATCTGTTACTTTGGAGACGGAGCGATTCGTCAGGGAGCATTTCACGAAGCGCTGAATATGGCGATGAACTGGAAACTACCTGTCATTTTCGTTGTTGAAAACAACGGATATGCTATGGGAACTTCGGTTGCGCGTTCTTCAAATGTAACTGAGCTTTATACGCTGGGGGAAGCATACGATATTCCTTCCGAACCTGTTGACGGAATGAGTGTGGAGGCAATCCACGAGGCTGTTTCCCGTGCTGCTGAGCGTGCGCGTAAGGGAGATGGGCCTACGTTCCTGGAATTCCGTACTTATCGCTATCGTGGGCATTCAATGTCTGATCCGCAAAAGTATCGTTCCAAAGAAGAAGTAGAAGAATACAAGCACCGCGATCCAATCGAACAGATACGTGCCGTAATTCTTGAAAATTCTTTTGCTTCGGAAGAAGATCTGGAAGCCATTGATAAGAAAGTAAAAGACCTCGTTGCAGAATCGGTTCAGTTTGCAGAGGAATCAGAATTTCCGGATGCCAAAGAAGCATATACTGATGTGTATGTGGAAAATGATTATCCGTTTGTAATGGATTAA
- the recF gene encoding DNA replication/repair protein RecF (All proteins in this family for which functions are known are DNA-binding proteins that assist the filamentation of RecA onto DNA for the initiation of recombination or recombinational repair.) produces MWLEKLHLTYFKNYEERAFVFGEHVNCLVGENGSGKTNLLDAIYFLTLTKSAFHNQDALGIRHANDFFILDGIFKDSDRNIQITCSFQRGQRKIFMADKKNYERLSDHIGLFPLVLIAPNDTDLIRDGSEERRRFFDGVLAQATPDYLNDFLQYNKILSQRNGLLKLFADRNYLDEDLLETYNEPLIELATRIYSHRRLFMDRFLPLFRKYYEFLSSGKEEVDVLYESEVASPDFPSDFRKHKARDLHAQRTGKGVHKDEYVFEIDSITLKKFGSQGQQKSFVIALKLAQFELLKIEKEKTPILLLDDIFDKLDDRRIHKLIDLIDTGFLGQVFITDARPERSQRILENVKADVRFFEISR; encoded by the coding sequence ATGTGGCTAGAAAAGCTCCATCTTACATACTTTAAGAATTATGAGGAGAGAGCATTTGTGTTTGGAGAGCACGTTAATTGTCTTGTCGGAGAGAATGGAAGCGGTAAAACGAACCTGCTGGACGCGATTTACTTCCTTACGCTTACCAAAAGTGCCTTTCATAATCAGGATGCATTAGGTATCCGGCACGCCAATGATTTTTTTATTCTGGATGGAATATTCAAGGATTCAGACCGGAATATTCAGATTACGTGCAGTTTTCAGCGTGGTCAGCGTAAAATATTCATGGCCGATAAAAAAAACTACGAACGGCTGAGTGATCATATCGGTCTTTTTCCCTTGGTGCTGATCGCTCCGAATGACACCGACCTGATACGGGATGGGAGCGAAGAGCGGCGCCGTTTTTTTGATGGCGTACTCGCACAAGCCACTCCGGATTATTTAAATGATTTTTTACAATACAATAAAATTCTATCCCAGCGAAATGGATTATTGAAGCTTTTTGCAGACCGGAACTATCTGGATGAAGATTTACTGGAAACTTATAATGAACCGCTGATTGAACTGGCAACACGGATTTATTCACACCGGCGTCTTTTCATGGATAGGTTTTTACCTCTTTTCCGAAAATATTATGAATTCCTGAGCAGTGGTAAAGAAGAAGTAGATGTATTATATGAAAGCGAAGTAGCCAGTCCTGATTTTCCTTCTGATTTCCGGAAGCACAAAGCACGGGATCTACACGCGCAAAGGACGGGGAAAGGGGTGCATAAAGATGAATATGTATTTGAAATAGACAGCATCACTTTAAAAAAATTCGGATCGCAAGGCCAGCAGAAATCTTTTGTGATCGCACTCAAACTGGCTCAGTTCGAATTATTGAAGATTGAGAAAGAAAAAACGCCGATACTTTTGCTGGATGATATTTTCGACAAACTTGATGACAGACGAATCCACAAATTGATTGACCTGATTGATACCGGTTTTCTTGGACAGGTTTTTATCACAGATGCCCGGCCGGAACGTTCGCAGCGAATTTTAGAAAATGTGAAAGCTGATGTCCGGTTCTTCGAAATAAGCCGATAA
- a CDS encoding mannose-1-phosphate guanylyltransferase, which produces MKETFVIIMAGGVGTRFWPFSRTDFPKQFHDVLGTGRTLLQQTVDRFDGVCPIENIYIVTSEEYKELIKEQIPALTDDQILLEPHRRNTAPCIAYACYKIAARNPDANVVVAPADHIILKEEVFKDTIRIALGATRNEDILVTLGIQPSRPDTGYGYIQYIPDKLTVKKVKSFTEKPHLELALQFLDSGDFLWNAGIFVWNVNAFKKALLEFQPDIAEIFEEGTEHYYTDTEESFINKAYQHCGSISVDNGIMEKADNVHVVLSNFGWSDLGTWKSLYEVSDKDENQNVTEGNLLLYNTTNSIIKTPKDKLVVINGLDGFIVAEYNGVLMICKKEDEQKVKEFVSEAKELNSKWV; this is translated from the coding sequence ATGAAGGAAACATTCGTTATCATCATGGCTGGAGGGGTTGGAACGAGATTCTGGCCGTTTAGCAGAACCGACTTCCCGAAACAATTTCATGACGTTTTGGGTACAGGAAGAACTCTTTTACAGCAAACAGTGGATCGCTTTGACGGCGTTTGTCCTATTGAAAATATTTATATCGTTACAAGCGAAGAATACAAGGAGCTTATCAAAGAGCAGATTCCTGCCCTCACTGACGACCAGATACTTCTTGAACCGCACCGACGCAATACTGCTCCTTGCATTGCTTACGCGTGTTATAAAATAGCGGCACGTAACCCGGATGCGAATGTTGTCGTTGCACCGGCCGATCATATTATTTTAAAGGAAGAGGTTTTTAAAGACACCATCCGAATTGCTCTGGGAGCTACACGTAATGAAGATATACTGGTTACGCTTGGTATTCAGCCAAGCCGGCCGGATACGGGTTATGGGTACATCCAATACATTCCGGATAAGTTAACGGTAAAAAAGGTAAAGTCATTTACAGAAAAACCACATCTGGAACTTGCATTGCAATTTCTGGATAGCGGAGATTTTTTATGGAATGCAGGAATTTTTGTCTGGAATGTCAATGCATTTAAAAAAGCGCTCCTAGAATTTCAGCCGGATATTGCAGAAATTTTTGAAGAAGGGACAGAACATTATTATACGGACACCGAAGAGTCTTTCATTAATAAAGCCTATCAGCATTGCGGAAGTATTTCTGTGGACAACGGAATTATGGAAAAGGCAGATAATGTCCATGTTGTGTTAAGTAATTTTGGATGGTCCGATCTGGGAACCTGGAAGTCGTTGTATGAAGTATCTGATAAAGACGAAAATCAGAATGTTACCGAAGGGAATTTGCTTCTATATAACACAACCAATTCGATCATTAAAACTCCCAAAGACAAATTGGTGGTTATCAATGGCCTGGACGGATTTATTGTGGCTGAGTATAACGGAGTCCTGATGATCTGCAAAAAAGAAGACGAACAGAAGGTAAAAGAATTTGTGTCGGAGGCTAAGGAGTTGAATTCTAAGTGGGTTTAG